The following proteins are co-located in the Microplitis demolitor isolate Queensland-Clemson2020A chromosome 3, iyMicDemo2.1a, whole genome shotgun sequence genome:
- the LOC103571607 gene encoding ecotropic viral integration site 5 ortholog, whose protein sequence is MSINLINNLSIKSNWNFGLKAIIILSAFELDLNFKKVSSDNKIISTDELALLGKLEEANRLIESDVKSCNSLQSNHSRKSSESFQATPASGSSGEDETAARRHTPTDGEVDVWKRWGHIVADWENYWRKHKDVIKELVKQGIPHHFRGIVWQLLCGAHDSPVKKQFAEYIKSTSACERIIRRDIARTYPEHEFFKEKDGLGQESLFNVMKAYSLHDREVGYCQGSGFIVGLLLMQQMPEEEAFAVLVALMQEYRLRDMFKPSMAELGVCMYQLEHLVTDTYPELSAHFTAQSFHTSMYASSWFLTLFTTALSLPLACRIFDVFLMEGMDIIFKVALAMLDLGKDDLLSLDMEGMLKFFQKELPGRAENDPDGLLNLAYGMKINPKRMKKLEKDYTVLKMKEQEEMVELRRLRAENRLLRQRTELLEAESAELADRLVRGQVSRAEEEETTFVVQRELAALRHTHLETSHQLEQAHEELRSLSMLLEENMSSKQSSIDEMSMKQEALSQKEEMVECLQQELVRVRLHEAEKDATIRDLRGRIQELEQDKKTLRESTPDNSVAHLQEELIAVKLREAEANLSLKDLRQRVGELSSAWQRHLQEHRSAQSTPAADSTPKKLLFWENRGHEIQKLEEDLMSTRVREMVVLSEVKELRLKVMELETQVQVATNQLRRQDEGEKLIREELEISSAKIKELTSKLREQMHKYSDLESKMKDDAMMARIRDAEHAQHVAELTQKISLLELKNEEMYAEGELRSNLDDSDRVRDLQDKVAELKAEIMRLKNSKYQWTGSTEQIGRNTSIDTDSEFDERDLRICLQDQLNNITISDSPRN, encoded by the exons ATgagtataaatttgataaataatttatcaataaaatcaaACTGGAATTTTGGCTTAAAAGCCATCATCATTCTATCAGCATTTGAattggatttaaattttaaaaaagtgagttccgataataaaattatatctacCGACGAGCTGGCGCTTTTAGGAAAGCTGGAAGAAGCTAACAg gcTGATTGAATCAGATGTAAAATCATGTAACTCATTACAAAGTAATCACAGCAGAAAGAGCTCAGAATCATTTCAAGCAACCCCGGCGTCGGGTTCTAGCGGAGAAGATGAGACCGCGGCCCGACGCCACACCCCGACTGACGGGGAGGTCGACGTGTGGAAACGATGGGGTCACATAGTCGCCGACTGGGAAAATTACTGGAGAAAACATAAAGATGTTATAAAAGAATTAGTCAAGCAGGGAATACCACATCACTTTAG AGGTATTGTATGGCAATTGTTGTGTGGAGCGCATGATTCACCggttaaaaaacaatttgccGAATACATTAAATCGACATCAGCATGCGAGAGAATAATTAGAAGAGACATCGCACGAACATATCCGGAGCACGAATTTTTCAAAGAGAAAGATGGACTTGGACAAGAGAGTTTATTTAATGTTATGAAGGCGTACAGTCTTCATGATCGCGAAGTCGGGTATTGTCAAGGATCTGGTTTCATTGTTGGTTTACTGCTTATGCAG CAAATGCCTGAAGAAGAAGCTTTCGCTGTGTTAGTAGCTCTGATGCAGGAATACCGTCTAAGAGATATGTTCAAGCCGAGTATGGCTGAATTAGGTGTCTGCATGTATCAATTAGAACACTTAGTAACAGACACGTACCCCGAATTATCAGCTCACTTTACAGCTCAAAGTTTTCATACATCAATGTATGCTTCTTCATGGTTTCTTACATTATTTACAACGGCATTGAGTCTACCACTCGCTTGTCgtatttttgatgtttttttaatggaaggaatggatattatttttaaagttgcgTTGGCGATGTTAGACCTTGGTAAAGATGATTTACTCAGTTTAGATATGGAAGGAATGTTAAAG TTTTTCCAGAAAGAATTGCCAGGTAGAGCTGAAAATGATCCAGACGGGCTGTTAAATTTGGCGTatggaatgaaaataaatccaAAGCGAATGAAAAAGTTAGAAAAAGACTACACGGTATTGAAAATGAAGGAACAGGAGGAAATGGTCGAGCTGCGGAGGCTGAGAGCAGAAAATCGATTATTGAGACAGAGAACCGAGTTATTGGAAGCTGAGTCTGCTGAATTGGCGGACAGACTCGTTAGGGGTCAAGTATCGCGTGCCGAGGAGGAGGAAACAACTTTTGTAGTACAGAGAGAACTTGCGGCTTTGAGACACACTCATCTTGAGACAAGCCATCAACTGGAGCAGGCTCACGAGGAATTGAGATCATTGTCGATGCTATTGGAAGAAAATATGTCGTCGAAACAGTCGTCTATTGATGAAATGAGTATGAAACAAGAGGCATTGTCGCAAAAAGAGGAAATGGTTGAGTGTTTACAGCAAGAGCTGGTGCGTGTGAGGCTCCATGAAGCTGAAAAAGACGCGACTATCAGGGATTTAAGAGGAAGGATACAGGAATTGGAACAAGACAAAAAAACATTACGTGAATCAACGCCGGATAATTCTGTTGCGCATTTGCAAGAGGAATTGATAGCTGTTAAACTTAGAGAAGCTGAAGCTAATTTATCACTAaag GATCTTAGACAAAGAGTTGGCGAACTCAGTAGTGCATGGCAACGTCATTTACAAGAACACAGATCAGCTCAATCGACACCTGCTGCTGATTCTacaccaaaaaaattactgttctGGGAAAACCGTGGTCAcgaaatacaaaaattagaGGAAGATTTAATGTCAACGCGCGTACGTGAAATGGTTGTTCTCAGTGAAGTTAAGGAATTGAGGCTAAAAGTTATGGAGCTTGAAACCCAAGTTCAAGTTGCGACAAATCAGCTTCGTCGTCAGGATGAGGGTGAAAAACTGATACGCGAAGAATTGGAAATATCATCGgctaaaataaaagaattaacgaGTAAACTGCGTGAGCAGATGCATAAGTATTCCGACTTGGAGTCGAAAATGAAGGACGACGCAATGATGGCTCGTATCAGAGACGCTGAACACGCTCAACATGTCGCTGaattgacacaaaaaatttctctgctCGAATTGAAG aaCGAGGAAATGTATGCGGAAGGGGAATTGAGAAGTAATCTAGATGACAGTGATCGAGTACGCGATTTGCAAGACAAAGTTGCTGAATTGAAGGCagag
- the LOC103571605 gene encoding uncharacterized protein LOC103571605 isoform X1 yields MMKFGVLIGVLLISVCSGEYCYNDVEAACNARPLTVDGMMANCNAKYGGIDQLLVDLQKYANANIETSFEYLLMSAHFGNYGVNREGFKGLYRKLSDRAWDNAIDVIKFITKRGGKMNFNQAPRFEKNGKEHRVVEVSELSSLAKALDTEKQMAREAIRINEQAGHHPKFDASVAHYMEEKFMESQAETVRTLSGHTNDLKTLLTDNDASLSVFLFDEYLKKTL; encoded by the exons ATGATGAAGTTTGGAGTACTGATTGGAGTGCTATTGATAAGCGTTTGCTCTGGTGAATATTGTTACAATGATGTTGAAGCTGCTTGTAATGCCCGTCCACTCActg tagATGGAATGATGGCTAATTGTAACGCAAAGTATGGAGGAATTGATCAGTTGTTGGTTGATTTGCAAAAATACGCCAACGCAAACATTGAAACGAGTTTCGAGTACTTGCTTATGTCAGCGCACTTTGGTAATTATGGAGTAAACCGTGAAGGATTCAAAGGTCTTTACCGGAAATTGTCTGACAGAGCTTGGGACAATGCCATTgatgtaattaaattcatcACCAAACGCGGTGGTAAAATGAACTTCAACCAGGCTCCAAGATTcgagaaaaat GGCAAAGAGCACCGCGTCGTCGAGGTTTCAGAGTTGAGCAGCTTGGCTAAAGCTTTGGACACCGAAAAACAAATGGCCCGAGAAGCTATTCGTATAAACGAACAAGCTGGACATCATCCAAAGTTCGATGCTTCAGTGGCTCATTACATGGAAGAAAAGTTCATGGAGTCTCAAGCTGAAACTGTAAGAACATTGTCAGGACACACCAATGACTTGAAAACTCTTCTTACTGATAACGACGCTTCATTATCAGTATTCTTGTTCGAtgaatacttgaaaaaaactttgtaa
- the LOC103571605 gene encoding uncharacterized protein LOC103571605 isoform X2, which produces MMKFGVLIGVLLISVCSGEYCYNDVEAACNARPLTDGMMANCNAKYGGIDQLLVDLQKYANANIETSFEYLLMSAHFGNYGVNREGFKGLYRKLSDRAWDNAIDVIKFITKRGGKMNFNQAPRFEKNGKEHRVVEVSELSSLAKALDTEKQMAREAIRINEQAGHHPKFDASVAHYMEEKFMESQAETVRTLSGHTNDLKTLLTDNDASLSVFLFDEYLKKTL; this is translated from the exons ATGATGAAGTTTGGAGTACTGATTGGAGTGCTATTGATAAGCGTTTGCTCTGGTGAATATTGTTACAATGATGTTGAAGCTGCTTGTAATGCCCGTCCACTCActg ATGGAATGATGGCTAATTGTAACGCAAAGTATGGAGGAATTGATCAGTTGTTGGTTGATTTGCAAAAATACGCCAACGCAAACATTGAAACGAGTTTCGAGTACTTGCTTATGTCAGCGCACTTTGGTAATTATGGAGTAAACCGTGAAGGATTCAAAGGTCTTTACCGGAAATTGTCTGACAGAGCTTGGGACAATGCCATTgatgtaattaaattcatcACCAAACGCGGTGGTAAAATGAACTTCAACCAGGCTCCAAGATTcgagaaaaat GGCAAAGAGCACCGCGTCGTCGAGGTTTCAGAGTTGAGCAGCTTGGCTAAAGCTTTGGACACCGAAAAACAAATGGCCCGAGAAGCTATTCGTATAAACGAACAAGCTGGACATCATCCAAAGTTCGATGCTTCAGTGGCTCATTACATGGAAGAAAAGTTCATGGAGTCTCAAGCTGAAACTGTAAGAACATTGTCAGGACACACCAATGACTTGAAAACTCTTCTTACTGATAACGACGCTTCATTATCAGTATTCTTGTTCGAtgaatacttgaaaaaaactttgtaa
- the LOC103571604 gene encoding ferritin subunit, whose product MKVLCAFIVALGCIGASFGDGLKCTLRPGDFPFEWRDMVDPCTKALEAQVKTEIEASMTYLAMGAHFSQDTVNRPGFASFFFDSASEEREHAIKIIEYLLMRGQLTSDASKLLKFPLKPIAEEWINGVKALTEALSLETRVTRSIRKIIEICEKPLDVNFNDYHLVDWLTGDFLEEQYKGQRDLAGKISTLDKMMDTHGPLGEFLFDKKLLNGEL is encoded by the exons ATGAAGGTTTTATGTGCTTTTATTGTTGCACTAGGTTGCATTGGTGCATCTTTTGGTGATGGATTGaaat gtaCATTAAGACCAGGAGATTTTCCCTTCGAATGGCGTGACATGGTCGATCCATGTACCAAAGCACTAGAAGCTCAGGTTAAAACAGAAATAGAGGCTTCCATGACTTATTTAGCTAtg GGTGCTCACTTCTCTCAAGATACAGTCAATCGTCCAGGATTTGCATCATTTTTCTTCGACAGCGCAAGTGAAGAACGTGAACatgctataaaaataatcgagtaCTTGTTGATGCGTGGACAACTGACTAGTGACGCAAGTAAACTTCTTAAATTCCCACTG AAACCAATTGCCGAGGAATGGATTAATGGAGTAAAAGCTCTTACTGAAGCACTCAGTTTGGAGACACGTGTCACTCGcagtattagaaaaataatcgaaatcTGTGAAAAGCCTCTTGATGTCAACTTCAATGATTATCAT CTCGTGGACTGGTTGACTGGAGACTTCTTAGAAGAGCAGTACAAAGGCCAACGTGACCTCGCTGGCAAGATTTCAACACTCGACAAGATGATGGATACTCATGGTCCACTTGGTGAATTCTTGTTTGACAAGAAATTATTGAATGGAGAGTTGTGA
- the LOC103571603 gene encoding 60S ribosomal protein L14 isoform X1 has product MPFERFVQTGRVCLVNDGPNQGKLVTIVDVIDQNRVLVDGPQSNIPRGQMRLSELHLTKFQLKFPFTGSTRVVRKAWEAAELDKKWSETVWAKKAAAKAKRLTLSDFDRFKLRKARQMRNKFRTDAFYRLKKATKKSKKGAPAAKDSKKTEKKSKK; this is encoded by the exons ATG ccGTTTGAACGATTTGTGCAGACAGGCCGTGTGTGCCTTGTGAATGATGGCCCCAACCAGGGAAAATTGGTCACAATTGTGGACGTTATTGACCAAAACAGa gttttAGTCGACGGACCTCAGTCAAATATCCCAAGAGGTCAAATGAGATTGAGCGAACTTCATCTCACAAAATTCCAGTTGAAATTCCCATTTACTGGATCAACCCGCGTTGTCCGTAAGGCCTGGGAAGCGGCCGAGCTAGACAAAAAATGGAGCGAAACTGTTTGGGCCAAAAAAGCCGCTGCTAAAGCGAAG CGATTGACGCTCAGCGATTTCGATCGTTTCAAATTGAGGAAGGCGCGCCAAATGCGCAACAAATTCAGAACGGATGCTTTCTACCGATTGAAGAAAGCAACGAAGAAATCTAAAAAAGGAGCACCAGCAGCTAAAGACTCCAAAAAAACTGAAAAGAAATCCAAGAAGTAG